The genomic stretch CGAGCTCCAATAGGTAAAGATTTAGATACATTAGATGTGAGAGTCTTCATTTAGCTATCTCCTTTTACTTCTACTAAAACAAAATGTTTAGTTTTACTTAAAGGCCTACATTCTGCAATTTTAACTGAATCTCCAACTTTTACATTGAAACAATCAGGTTTGTGAACATTAATTTTTGATTTTCTCTTTTCATATCTCTCATACTTTCGTATGAATTTGTAGAAACTACGTTCTACTGTGATTGTCCTTTCTGCCTTATCACTAACCACAACCGCTTCAAGGATTTGACCTCTAACTGGCAAGGTTCCGTGAAAAGGACAGTTATCATCATCACATTCAGTTTCTACTTGTTGAACATTAAGACCAACCATTTTATCACCAATATAATTTTTATAACCGTTTTTAAATAATTATAATCTTCAATTATAATTTTTTATATTTCTTTTTTATTCTATCTTCAGGACGACTAACCAAAATTTTCCCTTCAATCTCAACCCATTCTCCATTTGGAAGAAATAGATGAAAAACTGAAATATCTTTTGGAATAATTTTTATTCCATTTTCAGTTTCT from Methanobrevibacter sp. TMH8 encodes the following:
- a CDS encoding 30S ribosomal protein S17, producing the protein MVGLNVQQVETECDDDNCPFHGTLPVRGQILEAVVVSDKAERTITVERSFYKFIRKYERYEKRKSKINVHKPDCFNVKVGDSVKIAECRPLSKTKHFVLVEVKGDS
- a CDS encoding ribonuclease P protein component 1, coding for MITSKNVFYHELIGLYSEVVNSSNKFLIGISGNIIDETKKTISIETENGIKIIPKDISVFHLFLPNGEWVEIEGKILVSRPEDRIKKKYKKL